One Syngnathoides biaculeatus isolate LvHL_M chromosome 4, ASM1980259v1, whole genome shotgun sequence DNA window includes the following coding sequences:
- the LOC133499677 gene encoding uncharacterized protein LOC133499677: MGPDRTNWPSQDPAGKTRRRRDRRKVDRLPEDQACPIRLGSLTSSASVSYAPPASQFVSPPRVSSTRPTSPCRSKYTNLYEGTRLAIYPGPPRGGQRRRPGRALPYASRCAATKTQSSHSSPATAKPADPQLVAKLPAQREEEPPNHEPFYREMRAEIEQQSVELAALTAQVQQGLANQPSYSDVATATDSLLMQVHVAVGTDPLPRHAHVSVSTDSPPAQVHIAVETDPPPCQVQVAVGTDSPPQVHVAVGTDSPPRQAHVAVETDPPPRHSHVEVLAVPSRVHATVGTEPLPRHAHVSVSTDSLPTLVHVALETDSPPRHAHVAVSTDVLQAHVAVGTDPMPPHVAVQEVATSPQPLLVRALEYQWRPGRGRTTLLLRRRPSRGRSTLLLCRR; encoded by the exons atgggacctgacagaacgaactggccatcacaggacccagcaggaaagacccggcgtcgccgggaccgacgcaaggtagaccgtctcccggaggaccaagcctgtccgatccggttaggctccctgacgtcctccgcttcagtgtcttacgctccgccagcgag tcagtttgtttcacctccccgcgtttccagcacccgaccgacttcgccctgtaggtccaagtacaccaatctgtacgagggaacccgcttggccatctacccgggacctccacgtggcggccagaggagacgccccggccgggcgctcccttatgcctcccgctgcgcggcaactaagacacagtcctcccactcctcgccggcaacggcgaagcccgcagacccgcagttggtggcgaagcttccagcccagagggaggaggagccgccaaatcacgagccgttctaccgtgaaatgcgggcggagatagagcagCAGAGcgtcgaattggcggctctcacggcccaggtccagcaaggattggcgaaccagccgagctactctgacgtcgcaacggcgacggactcgctgctgatgcaggttcacgtggcagttggaactgacccgcttccgagacacgcccacgtgtcagtttcgactgactctccgcctgctcaggttcacattgccgtggaaaccgacccgcccccttgccaagtgcaagtcgcagtgggaacggactcgccacctcaagtgcacgttgcagtgggtacggactcgccacctcgccaagcgcacgtagctgtggaaactgacccgcctcctcgccattcccacgtcgaggttttggctgttccgagcagagttcacgcaaCAGTCGgaactgagcccctcccgagacacgcccacgtgtcagtttccactgactctctgccaactctcgttcacgttgccctggaaacggattcgccaccgcgccacgcccacgttgctgtttcaacggatgtactgcaagctcacgtggcagtggggaccgacccgatgccgcctcacgttgctgtccaggaggtggcgacgtctccacaaccgcttctcgtccgtgctctggagtaccagtggcgaccgggcCGCGGACGCACCACACTCCTccttcgtcggcgaccgtcccgcggacgctccacactcctgctctgtcggcgatgA